From Budorcas taxicolor isolate Tak-1 chromosome 19, Takin1.1, whole genome shotgun sequence, the proteins below share one genomic window:
- the DDX5 gene encoding probable ATP-dependent RNA helicase DDX5: protein MSGYSSDRDRGRDRGFGAPRFGGSRAGPLSGKKFGNPGEKLVKKKWNLDELPKFEKNFYQEHPDLARRTAQEVETYRRSKEITVRGHNCPKPVLNFYEANFPANVMDVIARQNFTEPTAIQAQGWPVALSGLDMVGVAQTGSGKTLSYLLPAIVHINHQPFLERGDGPICLVLAPTRELAQQVQQVAAEYCRACRLKSTCIYGGAPKGPQIRDLERGVEICIATPGRLIDFLECGKTNLRRTTYLVLDEADRMLDMGFEPQIRKIVDQIRPDRQTLMWSATWPKEVRQLAEDFLKDYIHINIGALELSANHNILQIVDVCHDVEKDEKLIRLMEEIMSEKENKTIVFVETKRRCDELTRKMRRDGWPAMGIHGDKSQQERDWVLNEFKHGKAPILIATDVASRGLDVEDVKFVINYDYPNSSEDYIHRIGRTARSTKTGTAYTFFTPNNIKQVSDLISVLREANQAINPKLLQLVEDRGSGRSRGRGGMKDDRRDRYSAGKRGGFNTFRDRENYDRGYSSLLKRDFGAKTQNGVYSAANYTNGSFGSNFVSAGIQTSFRTGNPTGTYQNGYDSTQQYGSNVPNMHNGMNQQAYAYPATAAAPMIGYPMPTGYSQ from the exons ATGTCGGGTTATTCGAGTGACCGAGACCGTGGCCGGGATCGAGG GTTTGGTGCTCCTCGATTTGGAGGTAGTAGGGCAGGGCCCTTATCTGGAAAGAAGTTTGGAAACCCTGGAGAGAAACTGGTTAAAAAGAAGTGGAATCTTGATGAGCTGCCCAAGTTTGAGAAGAATTTTTATCAAGAACACCCCGATTTGGCTAGGCGTACAGCA CAAGAGGTAGAGACATACAGAAGAAGCAAGGAAATTACAGTTAGAGGTCATAACTGCCCAAAGCCAGTCCTGAATTTTTATGAGGCAAACTTCCCTG CAAATGTCATGGATGTGATTGCAAGGCAGAACTTCACTGAACCCACAGCTATTCAAGCTCAGGGATGGCCAGTTGCTCTGAGTGGATTGGATATGGTTGGGGTAGCACAAACTGGATCTGGGAAGACTTTGTCT TATTTGCTGCCTGCCATTGTCCACATCAATCATCAACCATTCCTAGAGAGAGGTGATGGGCCTATT TGCTTGGTGCTGGCACCTACTCGGGAACTGGCCCAACAGGTGCAGCAAGTAGCTGCTGAATACTGTAGAGCATGTCGCTTGAAGTCTACTTGCATTTATGGTGGTGCTCCCAAGGGACCACAAATACGTGATTTGGAGAGAG GTGTGGAAATCTGTATTGCAACACCTGGAAGACTGATAGACTTTTTAGAATGTGGGAAAACCAATCTAAGAAGAACCACCTACCTTGTCCTTGATGAAGCAGATAGAATGCTTGATATGGGATTTGAACCCCAAATAAGGAAGATTGTGGACCAGATCAGA CCTGATAGGCAAACCCTAATGTGGAGTGCTACTTGGCCAAAAGAAGTAAGACAGCTTGCCGAAGATTTCCTGAAAGACTATATTCATATAAACATTGGTGCACTAGAACTGAGTGCAAATCACAACATTCTTCAGATTGTGGATGTGTGTCATGACGTAGAAAAGGATGAAAA gctTATTCGTCTGATGGAAGAGATCATGAGTGAAAAGGAGAATAAAACCATTGTTTTTGTTGAAACCAAAAGAAGATGTGATGAACTCACTAGAAAAATGAGGAGAGATGG GTGGCCTGCCATGGGTATCCATGGTGACAAGAGTCAACAGGAACGTGACTGGGTTCTAAATG AATTCAAACATGGAAAGGCTCCTATTCTGATTGCTACAGATGTGGCCTCCAGAGGGCTAG ATGTGGAAGATGTGAAATTTGTCATCAATTATGACTACCCTAACTCCTCAGAGGATTATATTCATCGAATTGGAAGAACTGCTCGCAGTACCAAAACAGGCACAGCATACACTTTCTTTACACCTAATAACATAAAGCAAGTGAGCGACCTTATCTCTGTGCTTCGGGAAGCTAATCAAGCAATtaatcctaagttgcttcagttggtcGAAGACAGAGGTTCAG GTCGATCCAGGGGTAGAGGAGGCATGAAGGATGACCGGCGGGACAGATACTCTGCGGGCAAAAGGGGTGGATTTAATACATTTAGAGACAGGGAAAATTATGACCGCGGTTACTCTAGTCTGCTTAAGAGAGATTTTGGGGCAAAAACTCAGAATGGTGTTTACAGTGCTGCAAATTACACCAATGGGAGCTTTGGAAGTAATTTCGTGTCTGCTGGTATACAGACCAGTTTTAGGACTGGTAATCCAACAGGGACTTACCAGAACGGTTATGATAGCACTCAGCAATATGGAAGTAATGTTCCAAATATGCACAATGGTATGAACCAACAGGCATATGCATATCCTGCTACTGCAGCTGCGCCTATGATTGGTTATCCGATGCCAACAGGATATTCTCAATAA